From a single Pseudalkalibacillus hwajinpoensis genomic region:
- a CDS encoding acetyl-CoA C-acetyltransferase produces MREAVIVSGARTPVGKANRGTLANMRPDDLGAITVAETLKRAGGYDGEIDDVIIGCAIPEAEQGLNVARMIGARGGLAETVPAITINRYCSSGLQSIAYASERIMLGQSGAILAGGVESMSLVPMGGHVIKPNPALVEEKPEYIMGMGHTAEEVARRFEISREDQDAFALRSHQRAAQAIRDGKFNDEIVPVEVTKRWVDEKNKFQEKKFLFSQDEGVRADTSLDVLGKLRPVFNVRGSVTAGNSSQTSDGAASVLVMDREKAESEGLAPMAKFRSFAVAGVAPEIMGVGPIEAIPKALRLAGLELSDIGLFELNEAFASQSLRVIRKLGLDEDKVNVNGGAIALGHPLGCTGTKLTLSLIHEMKRRGEQFGVVTMCIGGGMGAAGVFEIL; encoded by the coding sequence ATGAGAGAAGCAGTTATTGTATCTGGTGCTAGAACACCTGTTGGAAAAGCGAATCGAGGAACTCTCGCTAACATGCGTCCGGACGATCTTGGAGCGATAACGGTTGCTGAAACGCTAAAGCGTGCAGGTGGCTACGATGGTGAAATAGATGATGTGATTATAGGGTGTGCCATTCCAGAAGCAGAGCAGGGGTTGAATGTTGCTCGTATGATCGGCGCACGTGGTGGACTCGCAGAAACGGTGCCTGCTATTACGATTAACCGATATTGTTCTTCTGGTCTTCAAAGCATTGCGTATGCTTCTGAGCGGATTATGCTTGGTCAATCAGGGGCGATACTGGCTGGCGGAGTAGAATCGATGAGCCTAGTGCCAATGGGGGGGCACGTGATTAAACCTAATCCCGCACTTGTAGAAGAGAAGCCTGAATATATTATGGGTATGGGGCATACCGCTGAAGAAGTTGCACGACGCTTTGAAATTAGCAGGGAAGATCAGGATGCTTTCGCCCTCAGAAGTCATCAACGTGCAGCACAAGCGATTAGAGATGGAAAGTTTAATGATGAAATTGTACCTGTAGAAGTTACAAAACGATGGGTTGATGAGAAAAACAAGTTTCAGGAGAAGAAATTCCTCTTCTCCCAGGATGAAGGGGTTCGTGCAGATACGTCCCTGGATGTTCTTGGCAAACTAAGACCTGTTTTTAACGTAAGAGGCTCTGTCACAGCTGGAAATTCATCGCAAACGAGCGATGGAGCAGCAAGTGTTCTTGTGATGGATCGTGAGAAAGCGGAGAGTGAAGGGTTAGCACCGATGGCGAAATTCCGCTCATTCGCAGTTGCGGGTGTAGCTCCAGAAATTATGGGTGTCGGACCGATTGAAGCGATCCCAAAAGCACTCAGGCTAGCTGGGCTTGAGCTATCTGATATTGGACTGTTCGAATTAAACGAAGCCTTTGCATCACAGTCACTCCGTGTTATTCGAAAGCTTGGTCTCGATGAAGATAAAGTAAACGTTAATGGTGGGGCTATTGCACTTGGACATCCGCTAGGGTGCACGGGAACAAAGTTAACCCTAAGCTTAATCCATGAGATGAAGCGTCGGGGAGAGCAGTTTGGAGTCGTCACGATGTGTATTGGTGGAGGAATGGGAGCAGCTGGTGTGTTTGAAATTCTTTAA
- a CDS encoding acyl-CoA dehydrogenase family protein, producing MSNTMNKTIKGASFLVEDQLAENIFTPEDFSDEHIMMGKTTEDFVIKEVVPELDKIENHEFEISRKLLEKAGNLGLLGADVPEEYGGLGLDKISSSVITEKFARARSFSLSYGAHVGIGSLPIVFFGNEDQKKKYLPGLASGAKIAAYALTEPGSGSDALGAKTTAKLNEEGTHYLLSGEKQWITNSAFADVFIVYAKIDGEQFSAFIVERDSKGLSTGPEEKKMGIKGSSTRTLILDDVPVPKENLLGEAGKGHIIAFNILNVGRYKLAVGTIGGMKRGIELSAKYALERKQFNTPIAKFSLIQEKLANMAVATYATESSTYRTGGLFEQKLGKLSDEEQKDGSKVAESIAEYAIECSLNKVFASESLDYVVDEAVQIHGGYGFMSEYEVEKMYRDSRINRIFEGTNEINRLLVPGTLIRKTMKGELPLLEKATELQEELMMLTPQEIGEAPLEQEKYLVAMAKKIMLLAAGTAVQKYGKALDKEQEVLSNIADIVSEIYSMESAVLRTEKAMNKSGAEKQQNKLLLTQVFCQESFNRIEAHAKETLIAVETGDTLRMMISALRKLSRYTPINVIAKKREIAASVLELKRYTV from the coding sequence ATGTCTAATACAATGAACAAAACGATTAAGGGTGCGAGCTTTTTAGTTGAGGACCAACTTGCTGAGAATATTTTCACACCAGAGGATTTTTCAGATGAGCATATCATGATGGGGAAAACAACGGAAGACTTCGTGATTAAAGAAGTCGTTCCAGAGCTTGATAAGATTGAAAATCACGAGTTTGAAATCTCCCGTAAACTCCTTGAAAAAGCTGGTAATCTTGGTCTTCTTGGAGCTGACGTGCCTGAAGAGTATGGCGGTCTCGGCCTTGATAAAATCAGCTCTTCTGTTATTACAGAAAAATTCGCACGTGCCCGTTCCTTTTCACTAAGCTATGGTGCCCACGTAGGAATCGGTTCCCTTCCAATCGTATTCTTCGGAAATGAAGATCAGAAGAAAAAGTATCTCCCAGGTCTTGCATCAGGCGCAAAAATTGCCGCTTATGCTCTAACAGAGCCTGGATCAGGGTCCGATGCACTTGGTGCTAAAACGACTGCGAAATTAAATGAAGAGGGAACGCATTACCTCTTAAGCGGTGAAAAGCAGTGGATTACAAACTCTGCCTTTGCTGATGTTTTCATCGTTTACGCTAAGATTGATGGCGAACAATTCTCCGCATTTATCGTTGAACGTGATTCAAAAGGGCTTTCAACTGGCCCTGAAGAAAAGAAAATGGGGATTAAAGGTTCTTCTACTAGAACGTTAATCCTTGATGATGTACCAGTGCCAAAGGAAAACCTACTTGGTGAAGCTGGAAAAGGTCATATTATAGCATTTAACATCCTTAATGTTGGACGCTATAAACTTGCCGTAGGAACAATTGGTGGAATGAAGCGTGGCATTGAGCTTTCAGCAAAATATGCATTAGAACGCAAGCAATTTAACACCCCTATTGCAAAGTTTTCTCTAATACAAGAAAAGCTGGCGAATATGGCTGTTGCAACATATGCAACTGAAAGCTCAACTTATCGTACAGGTGGTCTTTTTGAACAGAAGCTAGGGAAGCTATCTGATGAAGAACAGAAAGATGGATCGAAAGTTGCAGAGTCCATCGCTGAATATGCGATTGAGTGCTCTCTAAACAAAGTATTTGCTTCCGAGTCTCTTGACTATGTAGTAGATGAAGCTGTTCAAATTCACGGTGGCTATGGTTTCATGTCCGAATATGAAGTGGAGAAAATGTACCGTGACTCTCGAATCAACAGAATTTTTGAAGGTACAAATGAAATTAACCGTCTTCTTGTGCCTGGTACACTCATTCGGAAAACAATGAAAGGTGAACTTCCGTTGCTTGAAAAAGCAACAGAGCTTCAAGAAGAGTTAATGATGTTAACGCCACAGGAAATTGGCGAAGCACCACTTGAGCAAGAAAAGTACCTTGTAGCAATGGCAAAGAAAATTATGCTGCTGGCCGCTGGAACCGCTGTTCAGAAGTATGGAAAAGCACTTGATAAAGAGCAGGAAGTTTTATCAAATATTGCAGATATAGTGAGCGAAATCTATTCAATGGAATCTGCGGTTCTTCGTACCGAAAAAGCAATGAACAAATCTGGTGCAGAAAAGCAACAGAATAAACTTCTTCTTACGCAAGTATTCTGCCAGGAATCTTTCAACCGTATTGAAGCACATGCAAAGGAAACACTCATTGCTGTTGAAACGGGCGATACATTACGAATGATGATTTCGGCGCTTCGCAAGCTTTCACGTTATACACCAATCAATGTGATTGCTAAAAAACGCGAAATTGCAGCAAGTGTGCTTGAACTCAAGCGTTACACAGTTTAA
- a CDS encoding arsenate reductase family protein: MAITFYAYPKCGTCRKAKKWFQDNEVEVNEIHIVENPPSKEKLTELVTMSDFPIKKFFNTSGQRYRELGLKDRVSSSSQEELIDLLASDGMLIKRPIVTDGQTVTVGFKEETFNETWKK, translated from the coding sequence TTGGCCATTACATTTTATGCATATCCTAAATGCGGGACCTGTAGAAAAGCAAAGAAGTGGTTTCAGGATAATGAAGTGGAGGTAAACGAGATCCATATCGTTGAAAATCCACCTTCTAAAGAGAAGTTAACCGAGCTAGTAACAATGAGTGATTTTCCTATCAAGAAATTTTTTAATACCAGCGGACAAAGGTACCGAGAACTGGGGTTGAAAGACCGTGTTTCATCTTCTTCACAGGAGGAATTGATTGACCTGCTGGCATCAGATGGTATGTTAATTAAACGACCAATAGTAACAGATGGACAAACCGTCACGGTTGGGTTTAAAGAAGAGACTTTTAATGAAACTTGGAAAAAATAA
- the gcvH gene encoding glycine cleavage system protein GcvH: MNLPKDFRYSEEHEWVQVQEDGNVRIGITDFAQSELGDIVFVELPEEGDKIESDEPFGSVESVKTVSELYAPISGKVLSVNEELEDSPEFVNDSPYEKAWMVVVEPSEPSQIEELMTPEAYEKMVSED, translated from the coding sequence ATGAACTTACCAAAAGATTTTCGCTACTCCGAAGAGCACGAGTGGGTACAAGTACAGGAAGACGGAAATGTACGCATCGGAATTACTGACTTTGCACAATCTGAACTTGGGGATATCGTATTCGTAGAGCTTCCGGAAGAAGGCGACAAAATTGAGTCAGACGAGCCTTTCGGCAGTGTAGAATCAGTGAAGACAGTTTCTGAACTTTATGCACCAATTTCAGGGAAAGTTCTTTCTGTAAATGAAGAATTAGAAGATAGCCCTGAATTTGTCAATGACTCTCCATATGAAAAAGCGTGGATGGTCGTTGTAGAACCGTCTGAGCCTTCGCAAATTGAAGAGCTGATGACACCTGAGGCTTATGAAAAAATGGTAAGCGAAGACTAA
- a CDS encoding YusG family protein encodes MNDQSLPMERIDVTSKVYGKFDHNAMNLYLNKEKIGRILFSNQGNQYELAEGFEFDQDKIFHYERAMEKNGKYVEDCDLGWC; translated from the coding sequence ATGAATGATCAATCACTTCCTATGGAAAGAATTGATGTAACGAGTAAGGTATACGGTAAATTCGACCACAACGCAATGAATCTTTATTTAAACAAGGAAAAAATCGGCCGTATTCTATTTTCCAATCAGGGTAATCAGTATGAGTTAGCTGAAGGATTTGAATTTGATCAGGATAAAATTTTCCATTACGAACGTGCTATGGAGAAAAATGGAAAATATGTTGAGGATTGTGACCTTGGATGGTGCTAA
- a CDS encoding peroxiredoxin family protein: protein MAKLSLGHNVPSFSLIDTEGELFQLEQHMKNDKRWHMLIFFRGEWCPVCNEQLEELQQHLSAFQKLDVHPIALAKDDLESLRKMKEKHGLKFPVLSDNENVAIDSYGVMMHRDDDPYEDHGEHGEPAIFLVDENGKLMAQYLQSSPFGRPSADGLVTTIKYIRKNKA from the coding sequence ATGGCAAAGCTATCTCTTGGACATAACGTACCATCCTTTTCTCTTATTGATACGGAAGGTGAACTTTTTCAACTCGAACAACATATGAAAAATGACAAACGGTGGCACATGCTCATATTCTTCCGCGGTGAATGGTGTCCTGTGTGTAATGAACAGCTAGAGGAGTTGCAGCAGCATCTATCTGCCTTTCAAAAACTAGATGTTCATCCCATCGCTCTTGCTAAAGATGATCTCGAATCTCTTCGTAAGATGAAAGAAAAACACGGTCTTAAATTTCCGGTTTTAAGTGACAACGAAAATGTTGCAATTGATTCCTATGGTGTTATGATGCATCGAGATGACGATCCTTATGAAGATCATGGTGAACATGGGGAACCAGCTATTTTCCTCGTCGACGAAAATGGAAAGCTCATGGCGCAATATTTACAGTCCAGTCCCTTTGGAAGACCTTCAGCAGATGGGCTCGTGACTACGATTAAATACATTAGAAAAAACAAAGCATAG
- a CDS encoding TraR/DksA C4-type zinc finger protein, with protein MALSKEELQHFKKQLLAQKKDLLDSGAAKHDEYIALADETGELTSYDNHFADMATELDQREKDITLEDAARERLSLINMALDRIREGTYGVCVDTGEEIDKERLEAIPYAIRTKEAQDQLESNKENSRPDDEASFETSGNRVDDRIRTADDLQREHGNSTSETYLQEDSEDNDD; from the coding sequence ATGGCTTTGTCGAAGGAAGAATTACAGCACTTTAAAAAACAGCTTCTTGCTCAAAAGAAAGATCTTCTAGATAGTGGGGCAGCGAAGCATGATGAATATATAGCTTTGGCGGATGAAACGGGCGAATTGACATCCTATGATAACCATTTTGCAGATATGGCGACGGAATTAGACCAACGTGAAAAGGACATAACATTAGAAGATGCTGCAAGGGAGCGATTAAGTTTGATTAATATGGCCCTTGATCGTATTCGAGAAGGAACATATGGGGTATGTGTTGATACTGGAGAAGAAATTGATAAAGAGCGTCTGGAAGCTATACCATATGCAATACGGACGAAAGAGGCACAGGATCAACTGGAAAGTAATAAAGAAAACAGTCGACCGGATGATGAAGCAAGCTTCGAAACCTCTGGCAATCGAGTGGATGATCGAATTCGAACAGCAGATGATCTTCAGAGGGAGCATGGCAATTCCACCTCTGAGACTTATCTTCAAGAAGACTCTGAAGATAATGATGACTAA
- a CDS encoding toprim domain-containing protein, with protein sequence MNDKVIIVEGKTDKEQIMRVLDEPVSIICTYGTISFERLEELSEELEEKDVYVLVDADNAGEKLRRQLTQEIPHAEHLYITMLHREVAETPLNYLTRILRAAKFKVLTV encoded by the coding sequence ATGAACGATAAAGTTATTATTGTAGAAGGAAAGACAGATAAAGAGCAAATTATGAGAGTGTTAGATGAACCTGTTAGTATTATTTGCACTTACGGTACGATCAGTTTTGAAAGGCTCGAAGAATTGAGTGAAGAGCTGGAAGAAAAGGATGTTTATGTGCTCGTTGATGCAGATAACGCTGGTGAGAAGCTCAGGAGGCAGCTGACGCAGGAAATTCCACATGCAGAACACCTGTACATTACAATGTTACATCGCGAAGTGGCAGAAACTCCGCTCAATTATTTAACGCGCATATTAAGAGCTGCGAAATTCAAAGTTTTGACCGTCTAG
- a CDS encoding thioredoxin family protein — translation MRQLTSDQEIKDVIHEDQSILFFYTPFCQNCKIAERMLRIVAEARGTIHNIYTCDLNHFPWMAEMHKIQSVPALTVFKNGKIGRTLFAFESVIRVDQFLEEY, via the coding sequence ATGAGGCAACTCACATCAGATCAAGAGATAAAAGACGTGATCCATGAGGATCAATCGATTCTATTCTTTTATACCCCGTTTTGTCAGAACTGCAAAATAGCTGAACGAATGTTGCGCATTGTAGCTGAAGCGAGGGGAACGATTCATAACATATACACGTGCGATTTGAATCATTTCCCATGGATGGCTGAAATGCATAAGATACAAAGCGTTCCAGCACTAACCGTATTTAAGAATGGCAAGATAGGCAGGACCCTTTTTGCCTTTGAATCGGTAATACGAGTAGATCAATTTTTGGAAGAGTATTAA
- the sigI gene encoding RNA polymerase sigma-I factor, with protein MTTISISTRMGNFNTNKESVTLEDKIDSIQNGDKSLRNQLLEDYQPFIKKITSKVCNRYINHTMDEFSIGLSAFNEAMDQFRRGQGSRFLTFADMVIRRRVIDYIRKEARQNKYIYLEPEELDEEGRLEDSFAEQKAALDVYEMDKQREVRMYEIEEYEQLLNKFTITFKVLSKNCPKHIDARENAKMIAKLIADDHALSSYLLEKKQLPIKDLLALVTCSRKTIERNRKYIIAVALIHLGGFNALKSYIQ; from the coding sequence ATGACAACCATTTCAATCAGCACTAGAATGGGGAACTTCAATACAAATAAAGAGAGTGTTACATTAGAAGATAAAATTGATAGCATTCAGAACGGCGATAAATCACTTAGAAACCAGCTTTTAGAAGATTATCAGCCATTTATTAAAAAAATCACTTCAAAAGTTTGTAATCGGTATATCAATCATACAATGGACGAGTTCAGTATCGGCCTATCAGCCTTTAATGAAGCTATGGATCAGTTTCGTAGAGGACAGGGAAGTCGTTTTCTTACATTCGCTGATATGGTCATTAGAAGAAGAGTAATAGACTATATTCGGAAAGAAGCACGACAAAACAAATACATTTACCTTGAACCTGAAGAATTAGATGAGGAAGGTCGTTTGGAAGATAGTTTTGCCGAGCAAAAGGCTGCTCTTGATGTTTATGAAATGGATAAACAACGTGAAGTTCGTATGTATGAGATTGAAGAGTACGAACAACTGCTCAACAAATTCACGATTACATTCAAAGTCCTTAGTAAAAACTGTCCAAAACACATCGATGCTAGAGAAAATGCTAAAATGATTGCAAAATTAATTGCGGATGATCACGCCCTATCAAGCTATTTGTTAGAAAAAAAGCAGCTCCCAATAAAAGATTTACTGGCGCTTGTTACATGCAGTCGAAAAACTATCGAACGTAATCGAAAGTATATAATAGCAGTAGCGTTAATTCATCTTGGTGGATTCAATGCTCTGAAATCATATATACAGTAG
- a CDS encoding anti-sigma factor domain-containing protein — MKQGVIMDIRGRKAVVLTPDGEFTTIDLKRNHTLTIGSEIKLTPKPVKKRKGYFPPTMPTLAGMAAILLFVVIVTGVIPVTQNDAVAAYVSFDINPSIEVGVNSDLEIVQYQALNSDGEGLHLDRDTTNMPLGEFAGLLVSKLESGGYLADGSQLLIVATDVEQEERYKKIKSALEAVIHDIEQNKVLTNKSVAITSILDEDYSMRQAAIENGLSPGKYLSYLAALDRGATLTLAEVQNLSVKKMDELQSESLVAVESNPSENTQKSTELEDSVVQLNDEAEPAEKDFEEELILDDSNRQLNEVTKESVPSKEQEQESSNQQQEPNKETTKPVKKDDDGTDKAVVKEDRDTDTEVIKAQQEMKENEKKTESKVKKDAEKEAQKEEKEAEREEKKAEKEEKQLKKAQLKEKRELEKDMKKNEKRVKQGNSDQSEEENKEKK; from the coding sequence ATGAAACAAGGGGTTATTATGGACATTCGTGGGAGAAAGGCTGTTGTTTTAACACCTGATGGGGAATTTACGACAATCGATCTCAAACGAAATCATACATTGACAATTGGCTCTGAAATTAAACTCACACCAAAACCAGTTAAGAAAAGAAAAGGTTACTTCCCCCCTACTATGCCAACTCTGGCCGGAATGGCAGCAATTCTATTATTTGTCGTGATCGTAACGGGAGTCATTCCTGTCACTCAAAACGATGCAGTTGCAGCTTATGTAAGTTTTGATATCAATCCAAGTATCGAGGTTGGAGTGAATTCTGATCTCGAAATTGTACAGTATCAAGCTTTGAATTCAGACGGTGAAGGGTTACATTTAGATCGGGACACCACGAACATGCCACTTGGTGAGTTCGCAGGACTGCTGGTGTCTAAACTGGAGAGTGGCGGCTACCTTGCAGATGGCAGCCAGCTTTTAATTGTGGCGACAGATGTAGAGCAAGAAGAACGTTACAAGAAAATCAAGAGTGCTCTTGAGGCAGTAATTCATGACATCGAACAAAATAAAGTGTTGACCAACAAATCAGTAGCGATTACTAGTATTCTTGATGAGGATTATAGTATGCGACAAGCAGCGATTGAAAATGGCCTTTCACCTGGTAAATATTTATCCTATTTAGCAGCTCTAGACCGTGGCGCTACATTAACGTTAGCGGAGGTGCAGAATCTCTCTGTTAAGAAAATGGACGAACTTCAATCAGAAAGCTTGGTTGCCGTAGAATCGAATCCATCAGAAAATACCCAGAAATCAACGGAATTGGAAGACTCTGTTGTTCAATTAAATGATGAGGCGGAACCTGCTGAAAAAGATTTCGAGGAAGAACTCATTTTAGATGATTCGAATAGGCAACTGAATGAAGTGACAAAGGAAAGCGTTCCTTCGAAAGAACAGGAGCAAGAATCGAGTAACCAGCAGCAAGAACCTAATAAGGAAACAACGAAACCGGTCAAGAAAGACGATGATGGAACAGACAAAGCAGTCGTCAAGGAAGATAGAGATACTGATACTGAAGTTATAAAAGCGCAACAAGAAATGAAAGAAAACGAAAAAAAAACTGAAAGTAAAGTAAAGAAAGACGCTGAAAAAGAAGCCCAGAAAGAAGAGAAAGAAGCTGAAAGGGAAGAAAAGAAAGCCGAAAAGGAAGAAAAACAACTTAAAAAAGCTCAATTGAAAGAAAAAAGAGAATTAGAAAAAGATATGAAGAAGAATGAGAAACGAGTAAAGCAAGGAAACTCAGATCAGTCTGAGGAAGAAAACAAAGAGAAAAAATGA
- a CDS encoding TlpA disulfide reductase family protein: protein MKAPCFELKEIRSGDPVRLSDYTGKPVMLTFWTSWCPDCMQDLPMKEQFYQHADPDTIGFLTINVTGRERSSDAGQDFASKNSLPFPVLADNGRETYEAYGCAGVPTTVLIDKNHNITHVFNDQSSFMDIVKALPAIME, encoded by the coding sequence TTGAAAGCTCCATGTTTTGAATTAAAGGAAATAAGAAGCGGTGATCCGGTCCGATTATCAGACTATACCGGTAAACCAGTGATGCTCACCTTCTGGACTTCATGGTGTCCTGACTGCATGCAGGACTTACCGATGAAAGAACAGTTCTATCAACACGCTGATCCAGATACTATTGGTTTCTTAACCATCAATGTAACCGGACGAGAGCGTTCATCTGACGCTGGTCAAGACTTCGCTAGTAAAAATAGCCTTCCTTTCCCCGTACTAGCAGATAATGGCCGTGAAACGTATGAAGCATATGGATGCGCAGGTGTCCCAACCACAGTATTAATAGATAAAAACCACAACATAACTCACGTTTTTAATGACCAATCTTCTTTCATGGATATTGTGAAAGCATTACCTGCCATTATGGAATAG
- the metX gene encoding homoserine O-acetyltransferase MetX, which translates to MDRETRYEDSHVSIGSFVLESGEELPHVELAYERVGPSDAPVILVCHALTGNQFTIGEDEPGWWKGLIGKGKYVDTSEFQIVTFNVLGGCNGSTGPCSINPTTGLAYQADFPFISVRDMVHSQKQALEQLGIHHLHAVIGGSLGGMQVLEWGILYPECMDHLVPLAVTPSLSAYGIAYNSISRFAITKDPEWKEGYYNLEKPPAAGLATARMIGMISYRTDDMFQKKFGRKVKGNPGESHTETTYDVESYLHYQGNKLVGRFDANSYLYLLKAMDMHDISRGRDSIAKAAKLIQPNVLAISFKGDLIYPPHELEKMFSLESMAHFYIVDTKFGHDGFLVEFDKWGPLIKQQLKETLKI; encoded by the coding sequence TTGGACAGAGAGACAAGATACGAGGATTCACACGTTTCCATAGGGTCATTTGTACTTGAATCCGGTGAGGAGCTTCCTCACGTTGAACTCGCTTACGAGCGAGTTGGTCCTTCTGATGCACCAGTCATTCTTGTATGCCATGCACTAACAGGAAATCAATTTACAATAGGTGAAGATGAACCAGGCTGGTGGAAAGGATTAATTGGCAAAGGCAAGTACGTAGATACGTCAGAATTTCAGATCGTCACATTTAACGTGCTGGGAGGATGTAATGGTTCGACAGGGCCCTGCTCCATAAATCCGACAACAGGATTAGCTTATCAGGCCGACTTTCCTTTCATATCAGTAAGGGATATGGTTCATTCACAGAAACAAGCGCTAGAGCAATTAGGTATTCACCATTTGCACGCTGTAATTGGTGGGTCACTCGGAGGCATGCAGGTCCTGGAGTGGGGCATTCTTTATCCGGAGTGTATGGACCATCTTGTACCGCTCGCGGTGACACCTTCCCTGAGTGCCTATGGGATCGCGTATAATTCGATTTCAAGATTTGCGATCACAAAAGATCCGGAATGGAAAGAGGGCTATTATAATCTTGAAAAGCCGCCAGCTGCCGGACTCGCTACAGCAAGGATGATTGGTATGATTTCTTATCGAACAGATGACATGTTTCAAAAGAAGTTCGGTAGGAAAGTGAAGGGGAATCCTGGTGAGAGCCATACAGAAACCACTTATGATGTGGAGTCGTATCTTCACTACCAGGGGAATAAACTAGTTGGTCGTTTTGATGCGAATAGCTACTTATACTTACTGAAAGCAATGGATATGCACGATATAAGCAGAGGAAGAGACAGCATAGCAAAAGCAGCTAAGCTTATTCAGCCAAACGTGCTTGCTATTAGTTTTAAAGGAGATTTGATTTATCCACCTCATGAGTTAGAAAAAATGTTTAGTTTGGAAAGTATGGCGCACTTCTATATTGTTGATACAAAATTTGGTCATGATGGATTTCTCGTTGAATTCGATAAATGGGGACCGTTAATTAAACAACAGTTAAAAGAGACTTTGAAAATTTAA